One window from the genome of Ovis canadensis isolate MfBH-ARS-UI-01 breed Bighorn chromosome 21, ARS-UI_OviCan_v2, whole genome shotgun sequence encodes:
- the SLC25A45 gene encoding solute carrier family 25 member 45 isoform X2, giving the protein MPAEEFVAGWISGALGLVLGHPFDTVKVRLQTQTTYRGIVDCMVKTYRHESLLGFFKGMSFPIASIAVVNSVLFGVYSNALLVLTATSHQERRAQPPSYTHVFIAGCTGGFLQAYCLAPFDLIKVRLQNQTEPRAKPGSPPPQYRGPVHCAASIFQAEGPRGLFRGAWALTLRDTPTLGIYFVTYEWLCRQFTLDGQTPSSGTVLVAGGFAGITSWVAATPLDVIKSRMQMAGLKQRAYGGLLDCMLRTPPPLLGVSRPGDSGSSPVGPLPTCPDWRPG; this is encoded by the exons ATGCCCGCGGAGGAGTTTGTGGCCGGCTGGATCTCCG GAGCTCTGGGCTTGGTCCTGGGACACCCCTTTGACACTGTGAAG GTGCGGCTGCAGACCCAGACCACGTACCGGGGCATCGTCGACTGTATGGTCAAGACTTACCGCCATGAGTCG ctcctgggcttctTCAAGGGGATGAGTTTCCCCATCGCCAGCATAGCCGTGGTCAACTCCGTCCTGTTCGGGGTCTACAGCAACGCCCTGCTGGTGCTGACGGCCACCTCCCACCAGGAGCGGCGGGCCCAGCCGCCCAGCTACACACACGTCTTCATAGCCGGCTGCACCGGGGGGTTCCTGCAG GCCTACTGCTTGGCTCCTTTTGATCTCATCAAAGTCCGGCTACAAAACCAGACGGAGCCCAGGGCGAAGCCagggagccccccaccccagtaCCGGGGGCCCGTGCACTGTGCCGCCTCCATCTTCCAGGCCGAGGGGCCCCGGGGGCTGTTCCGGGGAGCCTGGGCCCTGACCCTGAGGGACACCCCTACTCTGGGAATCTATTTCGTCACCTATGAATGGCTGTGTCGCCAATTCACGCTGGATGGCCAGACCCCCA GCTCGGGCACAGTGCTGGTGGCAGGGGGCTTTGCCGGCATCACCTCCTGGGTTGCCGCCACCCCCTTGGATGTGATCAAGTCCCGGATGCAGATGGCGGGGCTGAAGCAGAGGGCCTACGGGGGGCTGCTGGACTGCATG CTACGAacacctcctcctctcctggggGTGAGCCGGCCAGGCGACTCCGGCAGCTCCCCAGTGGGACCACTGCCCACCTGCCCAGACTGGAGGCCAGGCTGA
- the SLC25A45 gene encoding solute carrier family 25 member 45 isoform X1 — protein sequence MPAEEFVAGWISGALGLVLGHPFDTVKVRLQTQTTYRGIVDCMVKTYRHESLLGFFKGMSFPIASIAVVNSVLFGVYSNALLVLTATSHQERRAQPPSYTHVFIAGCTGGFLQAYCLAPFDLIKVRLQNQTEPRAKPGSPPPQYRGPVHCAASIFQAEGPRGLFRGAWALTLRDTPTLGIYFVTYEWLCRQFTLDGQTPSSGTVLVAGGFAGITSWVAATPLDVIKSRMQMAGLKQRAYGGLLDCMVSSARQEGLGVFFRGLTINSARAFPVNAVTFLSYEHLLLSWG from the exons ATGCCCGCGGAGGAGTTTGTGGCCGGCTGGATCTCCG GAGCTCTGGGCTTGGTCCTGGGACACCCCTTTGACACTGTGAAG GTGCGGCTGCAGACCCAGACCACGTACCGGGGCATCGTCGACTGTATGGTCAAGACTTACCGCCATGAGTCG ctcctgggcttctTCAAGGGGATGAGTTTCCCCATCGCCAGCATAGCCGTGGTCAACTCCGTCCTGTTCGGGGTCTACAGCAACGCCCTGCTGGTGCTGACGGCCACCTCCCACCAGGAGCGGCGGGCCCAGCCGCCCAGCTACACACACGTCTTCATAGCCGGCTGCACCGGGGGGTTCCTGCAG GCCTACTGCTTGGCTCCTTTTGATCTCATCAAAGTCCGGCTACAAAACCAGACGGAGCCCAGGGCGAAGCCagggagccccccaccccagtaCCGGGGGCCCGTGCACTGTGCCGCCTCCATCTTCCAGGCCGAGGGGCCCCGGGGGCTGTTCCGGGGAGCCTGGGCCCTGACCCTGAGGGACACCCCTACTCTGGGAATCTATTTCGTCACCTATGAATGGCTGTGTCGCCAATTCACGCTGGATGGCCAGACCCCCA GCTCGGGCACAGTGCTGGTGGCAGGGGGCTTTGCCGGCATCACCTCCTGGGTTGCCGCCACCCCCTTGGATGTGATCAAGTCCCGGATGCAGATGGCGGGGCTGAAGCAGAGGGCCTACGGGGGGCTGCTGGACTGCATGGTGAGCAGCGCCCGGCAGGAAGGACTGGGGGTCTTCTTCCGAGGGCTCACCATCAACAGTGCCCGTGCCTTTCCCGTCAACGCTGTCACCTTCCTCAGCTACGAacacctcctcctctcctggggGTGA
- the SLC25A45 gene encoding solute carrier family 25 member 45 isoform X3, with translation MPAEEFVAGWISGALGLVLGHPFDTVKVRLQTQTTYRGIVDCMVKTYRHESLLGFFKGMSFPIASIAVVNSVLFGVYSNALLVLTATSHQERRAQPPSYTHVFIAGCTGGFLQAEGPRGLFRGAWALTLRDTPTLGIYFVTYEWLCRQFTLDGQTPSSGTVLVAGGFAGITSWVAATPLDVIKSRMQMAGLKQRAYGGLLDCMVSSARQEGLGVFFRGLTINSARAFPVNAVTFLSYEHLLLSWG, from the exons ATGCCCGCGGAGGAGTTTGTGGCCGGCTGGATCTCCG GAGCTCTGGGCTTGGTCCTGGGACACCCCTTTGACACTGTGAAG GTGCGGCTGCAGACCCAGACCACGTACCGGGGCATCGTCGACTGTATGGTCAAGACTTACCGCCATGAGTCG ctcctgggcttctTCAAGGGGATGAGTTTCCCCATCGCCAGCATAGCCGTGGTCAACTCCGTCCTGTTCGGGGTCTACAGCAACGCCCTGCTGGTGCTGACGGCCACCTCCCACCAGGAGCGGCGGGCCCAGCCGCCCAGCTACACACACGTCTTCATAGCCGGCTGCACCGGGGGGTTCCTGCAG GCCGAGGGGCCCCGGGGGCTGTTCCGGGGAGCCTGGGCCCTGACCCTGAGGGACACCCCTACTCTGGGAATCTATTTCGTCACCTATGAATGGCTGTGTCGCCAATTCACGCTGGATGGCCAGACCCCCA GCTCGGGCACAGTGCTGGTGGCAGGGGGCTTTGCCGGCATCACCTCCTGGGTTGCCGCCACCCCCTTGGATGTGATCAAGTCCCGGATGCAGATGGCGGGGCTGAAGCAGAGGGCCTACGGGGGGCTGCTGGACTGCATGGTGAGCAGCGCCCGGCAGGAAGGACTGGGGGTCTTCTTCCGAGGGCTCACCATCAACAGTGCCCGTGCCTTTCCCGTCAACGCTGTCACCTTCCTCAGCTACGAacacctcctcctctcctggggGTGA